A genomic stretch from Aminobacter aminovorans includes:
- a CDS encoding glycosyltransferase WbsX family protein, which yields MRNLLGHYPASDYKPIASDVPPRTDVHLVAYYLPQFHPTVENDEWWGRGFTEWRNVARAFPVFEGHYQPRLPGELGYYDLRLPEVMRRQVELAKLYGISAFCFHLYWFGGRRLLEGPLDHYLETADLDLPFCLCWANETWSRRWSGREQDVLLAQRHSAEDDIAVVRGLDKYFRDPRYLKIEGKPVFTVYRASLFPDLKATIARWREEMIRLGYPGIYLIATNAFDFSAHRDYGFDALSEFPPHNIRTPNIESSLSVSHFRDSGRIRSYADVVAAEKAKSVEAGVVHPGVMPSWDNSARRPTSAQIYHGSTPGLFEEWLGDAMKRAQANPANERLVFINAWNEWGEGAYLEPDLRYGYAYLEACAEALRNHR from the coding sequence GTGCGCAATCTCCTAGGCCATTATCCGGCCAGTGACTACAAGCCGATTGCCAGCGACGTCCCGCCCAGGACCGACGTCCATCTGGTGGCGTATTACCTCCCGCAGTTCCATCCGACGGTGGAGAACGACGAGTGGTGGGGCCGCGGCTTCACCGAGTGGCGCAACGTGGCGCGCGCATTCCCGGTCTTCGAGGGTCATTACCAGCCGCGCCTGCCGGGCGAACTGGGTTACTACGACCTGCGCTTGCCTGAGGTGATGCGCCGGCAGGTCGAGTTGGCCAAGCTCTACGGCATCTCTGCCTTCTGCTTCCATCTCTACTGGTTCGGCGGCAGGCGACTTCTGGAAGGACCGCTGGACCACTACCTGGAAACCGCCGATCTCGATCTGCCGTTCTGCCTTTGCTGGGCCAACGAGACCTGGTCGCGACGCTGGTCCGGCCGCGAGCAGGATGTGCTCCTGGCGCAACGGCATTCGGCGGAGGACGACATCGCGGTCGTTCGCGGCCTCGACAAGTACTTCCGCGATCCCCGCTACCTGAAGATCGAAGGCAAGCCGGTTTTCACCGTCTATCGTGCGAGCCTCTTTCCGGACCTGAAAGCGACCATCGCGCGTTGGCGCGAGGAGATGATCAGGCTGGGCTATCCCGGCATCTATCTGATCGCGACGAACGCTTTCGACTTCAGCGCCCATCGGGACTACGGCTTCGATGCGCTGTCCGAGTTCCCGCCGCACAATATCCGCACACCGAACATCGAAAGCAGCTTGTCTGTCTCGCACTTCCGGGACAGCGGGCGCATTCGAAGCTACGCTGACGTAGTGGCGGCGGAGAAGGCGAAGTCGGTCGAGGCAGGCGTCGTCCATCCCGGCGTCATGCCGTCATGGGACAACAGCGCCCGCCGCCCGACGTCAGCCCAGATCTACCATGGCTCCACACCTGGTCTGTTCGAGGAGTGGCTCGGGGACGCGATGAAGCGCGCGCAGGCCAATCCCGCAAACGAGCGCCTCGTCTTCATCAATGCGTGGAACGAGTGGGGCGAGGGGGCCTATCTCGAACCCGACCTGAGATATGGCTATGCCTATCTCGAGGCCTGCGCGGAAGCCCTTCGGAACCATCGATGA
- a CDS encoding D-amino-acid transaminase produces MAGGQDRIVWLNGSYLPAAEAKLSIFDRGFLFADGIYEVTAVLDGKLVDSDLHMARLERSARELGLRLPITTAAIEAVEHGLIERNGLQEGLVYLQLTRGAEERNFLFGEELEPTLLLLTQPKVLVDVAAAKTGIAVKTVADLRWARRDIKSVSLLPQVLAKRDAKAVGCDEAWMVEDGHVSEGASSTAYIVTHDGKIVSPANSQRTLPGCTRQALVQLAEEGGLTLEQRRFTVEEAQAAAEAFITSASTFVMPVTRIDGKPIGDGKPGPVVTRLREIYVDHARAHAR; encoded by the coding sequence ATGGCCGGTGGACAAGACCGCATCGTCTGGCTGAATGGCAGCTACCTTCCGGCCGCTGAGGCCAAGCTGTCGATCTTCGATCGCGGCTTCCTGTTTGCCGACGGCATCTATGAGGTGACGGCGGTTCTCGACGGCAAGCTTGTCGACAGCGACCTGCACATGGCGCGGCTGGAGCGTTCGGCCCGCGAGCTTGGCTTGCGCCTGCCCATCACCACGGCAGCGATCGAGGCGGTCGAACATGGTCTGATCGAGCGCAACGGCTTGCAGGAAGGGCTTGTCTACCTGCAACTGACGCGGGGCGCCGAGGAGCGGAATTTTTTGTTCGGCGAGGAGCTGGAACCGACGCTCCTGCTGTTGACGCAGCCGAAGGTGCTTGTCGATGTTGCCGCAGCAAAGACCGGCATTGCCGTCAAGACGGTGGCCGACCTGCGCTGGGCAAGGCGCGACATCAAGAGCGTGTCCCTGCTGCCGCAGGTGTTGGCCAAGCGCGATGCCAAGGCGGTAGGTTGCGACGAGGCGTGGATGGTCGAGGACGGTCATGTCTCCGAAGGTGCGTCGTCGACCGCCTATATCGTCACGCATGACGGCAAGATCGTCTCTCCCGCCAACAGCCAGCGCACACTGCCCGGCTGTACGCGGCAGGCGCTTGTCCAGTTGGCCGAGGAGGGCGGCCTGACGCTCGAGCAACGCCGCTTTACCGTCGAGGAAGCCCAGGCCGCTGCCGAAGCCTTCATAACCAGCGCTTCGACCTTCGTCATGCCGGTGACCCGCATCGATGGCAAGCCGATCGGCGACGGCAAGCCGGGACCGGTCGTCACGCGGCTGCGCGAGATCTATGTCGACCATGCGCGTGCGCACGCACGCTGA
- the rplU gene encoding 50S ribosomal protein L21 — protein MFAVIKTGGKQYRVAANDVIKVEKLVGAAGDTVEFVEVLAVGEGENAEIGAPFVAGAVVTAEVVEHGRNKTVIAFKKRRRQNSRRARGHRQHHTTVRISEILTGGAKPSKKAAVKAEAAADVAAEKPAKKAAPKKAAAVAESE, from the coding sequence ATGTTCGCAGTCATCAAAACGGGCGGTAAGCAGTATCGCGTTGCCGCCAATGATGTGATCAAGGTTGAGAAGCTCGTCGGCGCCGCCGGCGACACCGTGGAATTCGTTGAAGTGCTCGCCGTTGGCGAAGGTGAAAACGCCGAGATCGGCGCGCCCTTCGTTGCTGGCGCAGTGGTGACGGCGGAAGTGGTCGAGCACGGCCGCAACAAGACCGTCATCGCCTTCAAGAAGCGTCGTCGCCAGAATTCGCGTCGCGCCCGCGGTCACCGCCAGCACCACACTACTGTCCGGATCTCCGAGATCCTGACCGGCGGTGCGAAGCCTTCGAAGAAGGCGGCAGTGAAGGCCGAAGCCGCAGCTGACGTTGCTGCAGAAAAGCCCGCGAAGAAGGCAGCGCCGAAAAAGGCTGCAGCCGTCGCGGAATCAGAGTAA
- a CDS encoding glycosyltransferase family 2 protein, with translation MKPEVDLIVVTHNSGSVLPVFLATVPGCANVVVVDNASVDDSVTLAEAAGAKVIEIEENVGYGSACNVGAASGNAPFLLLANPDLRFEAGAIEALVAAAAAHPAAAFNPRFYSGSRRRFRRWSRLLPASDFWHGAPPDHDCAIPVLHGACIFIRRAHFEQVGGFDQNIFLFHEDDDLSVRLRRAGVELRLAGGAAVDHAEGRSSARSIESGRIKGEAMGRSLVYVMNKHQMPLDVPAERYRTWFKLLWPHVLFSSARRSKLLGFANGLNGGPMNSFGKRR, from the coding sequence ATGAAACCGGAAGTGGATCTGATCGTCGTTACCCACAACAGCGGCTCGGTCTTGCCAGTGTTTTTGGCGACTGTTCCGGGTTGTGCAAATGTTGTTGTCGTCGACAATGCCAGCGTCGACGACTCCGTGACGCTTGCGGAGGCTGCCGGGGCGAAGGTCATCGAGATCGAGGAAAATGTCGGTTATGGCAGCGCCTGCAATGTCGGTGCGGCCTCCGGCAACGCGCCATTCCTGCTGCTTGCCAATCCCGACCTTCGCTTCGAGGCGGGTGCGATAGAGGCGCTTGTCGCCGCTGCCGCCGCCCACCCCGCTGCGGCCTTCAATCCGCGTTTCTATTCCGGTTCGCGACGGCGCTTCAGGCGCTGGTCGCGGCTGCTGCCGGCGTCCGACTTCTGGCATGGCGCGCCGCCCGACCATGATTGCGCCATCCCGGTCCTGCACGGCGCCTGCATCTTCATCAGGCGCGCGCATTTCGAGCAGGTAGGCGGGTTCGACCAGAACATCTTCCTGTTTCACGAGGATGACGACCTCAGTGTCCGGCTGCGGCGGGCAGGCGTCGAATTGCGGCTTGCCGGCGGCGCCGCTGTCGACCACGCGGAAGGACGCTCCAGCGCGCGCTCGATCGAGTCGGGCCGCATCAAGGGCGAAGCGATGGGACGTTCGCTGGTCTATGTCATGAACAAGCACCAGATGCCGCTTGATGTGCCGGCCGAACGCTATCGCACATGGTTCAAGCTGTTGTGGCCACATGTGCTGTTCTCCAGCGCGCGCCGTTCCAAGCTTCTGGGTTTTGCAAACGGACTGAATGGCGGCCCGATGAACAGTTTCGGGAAGCGCCGGTGA
- a CDS encoding P1 family peptidase — protein MTDNSETLPRRRLRDLGIAPGVFTPGPLNGITDVAGVLVGHASVVEGATIRTGATAILAHGGNIFRDKVPAAIAVFNGYGKFAGSTQLEELGEIETPVVLTNTLATGRAIEAIHAHTLAQPGNSRAVSINAVVGETNDSRLNDIRAGRPDVSEIMSAIAAATDGAVVEGAVGAGSGTVAFGMKGGIGTSSRLVPFKSGETFTVGVLVQSNYGGRLLIDGWNASPAVEDKDGSIVIVVATDAPLCERNLKRLGQRTFGGLARTGAALSNGSGDYALVFSTHESVRRTPRRRAGIVVTPTLPNELVSPLFEAVIEATEEAILNSLCMAQTVEGCDAGSGKPSRIEAISLEALRLYKAR, from the coding sequence ATGACAGACAATTCCGAAACATTGCCGCGCCGGCGGCTGCGTGACCTGGGTATCGCGCCAGGTGTCTTCACCCCCGGCCCGCTCAACGGCATCACCGATGTCGCAGGTGTTCTGGTCGGTCACGCAAGCGTCGTCGAGGGTGCGACCATCCGCACCGGCGCGACCGCGATCCTGGCGCATGGCGGCAACATTTTTCGCGACAAGGTGCCGGCGGCAATCGCCGTGTTCAATGGCTATGGCAAGTTCGCCGGCTCGACCCAGCTCGAAGAACTGGGCGAGATCGAAACGCCTGTTGTGCTTACCAATACGCTTGCGACCGGCCGCGCCATCGAGGCGATCCATGCGCACACGCTGGCACAGCCCGGCAACAGCCGCGCCGTGTCGATCAATGCCGTGGTCGGCGAGACCAACGATTCCCGCCTGAACGACATCCGAGCCGGACGTCCGGATGTTTCCGAGATCATGTCGGCGATCGCTGCCGCCACCGATGGAGCGGTGGTCGAAGGTGCGGTCGGTGCAGGTTCGGGCACGGTCGCCTTCGGCATGAAGGGCGGTATCGGCACAAGCTCGAGGCTTGTGCCTTTCAAGAGCGGCGAGACCTTCACGGTTGGTGTGCTGGTGCAGTCGAACTATGGCGGGCGTCTGCTGATCGATGGCTGGAATGCCAGCCCGGCCGTGGAAGACAAGGATGGCTCGATCGTCATCGTCGTGGCGACGGACGCTCCCTTGTGCGAGCGCAATCTCAAGCGTTTGGGGCAGCGCACCTTCGGCGGGCTTGCCAGGACAGGTGCTGCGCTCAGCAACGGCTCGGGCGACTATGCGCTGGTGTTCTCGACCCATGAAAGCGTGCGGCGCACGCCTCGACGGCGTGCCGGCATCGTCGTCACACCAACGCTGCCCAACGAACTGGTGTCGCCGCTGTTCGAGGCGGTGATCGAAGCGACGGAAGAAGCGATCCTCAATTCGCTGTGCATGGCGCAGACGGTCGAGGGCTGCGATGCCGGCAGCGGCAAGCCGTCTCGCATCGAGGCAATTTCCCTGGAAGCGCTGAGGCTGTACAAGGCGCGCTGA
- the rpmA gene encoding 50S ribosomal protein L27: MAHKKAGGSSRNGRDSESKRLGVKKFGSESVIPGNIIVRQRGTTWHPGVNVGMGKDHTLFALEAGAVTFNKKANGRTYVSVNPILKAAE; the protein is encoded by the coding sequence ATGGCACATAAAAAAGCTGGCGGTTCGTCGCGCAACGGTCGCGATTCAGAGTCGAAGCGCCTTGGCGTCAAGAAGTTCGGTAGCGAATCCGTGATTCCGGGCAACATTATCGTTCGTCAACGCGGCACGACCTGGCATCCCGGCGTCAACGTCGGCATGGGCAAGGATCATACGCTTTTTGCGCTCGAAGCAGGCGCCGTGACCTTCAATAAAAAAGCCAATGGCCGAACCTACGTATCGGTGAACCCGATTCTCAAGGCCGCGGAGTAG